The window CGGGCCATCGGCCAACGCAATCTGGCGATCATGGGCCGCTACGTCAGCGACATGACCACGGTCAGCGAGGCCGAAATTATCGACGCGCTGGAATTCATCTGGTCGCGCCTGAAAATCGTCGTGGAGCCAAGCGCCGCCGTACCCTTCGCCGCGCTGCTGGCCGGGCGCACTGCTGTACCCGCCGGGGCGCGCGTCGGCGTATTGCTCAGCGGCGGCAACGTTGACGTCGCCGGCCTTAGCCTGTTCGCGCGGCCACCAGCCGGCGCCGACGAGCAGCCCGCCACGGCCGAGCAGCCGGCCCGCCCCCTGGCTACCAAGGCCCGCAAGCCGTCGCGCATTCTCCTCTGCGCGCCCATCGAGGACGCCGCGCTGGAGGTTCTCCGTGCAGCCGGTGAGGTGGACGTCATCCCCGCCGATGATGAGGAGTTGTTGCTGTCCCGTATCGGCGACTCTCACGCCCTGATCGTGGGGCGCAACCAGCGCATCACCGCCGACGTCATCAAATATGGCTATAACCTGCGGGCCATCGGCACACTCGATAGCCATCTGGACAACATCGACGTCAGCACCGCCCGCGCGCTGGGGATCGAGATCTGCTACGCGCCGGATAGCCGCTCCGTCACCATCGCCGAGCACACGCTGGGCCGCCTGTTGGCCCTGGCCGGTCGGTTCACCGACGGCCGTCTGGCCGGCAAAACATTGGGATTGATCGGCTTCGGCCTGGTGGGGCGACAGATTGCCCAGCGCGCCGCTGCCTTCGACATGCGCATCCTGGTCAACCAACCGCGCCTCACGCCCGAATTGGCCCTTGCTTCCGGCGTCGAGGCCACGGATCTGATCCAGCTGCTGGCCGCCTCCGACTTTATCAGCCTGCACGTGCCCTTCACCGAAGAGACCGACGCCATCATCGGTGCGGCCGAATTGCGCCACATGAAGCCGACAGCCGTCCTGGCGAACATGGGCCACACCGATCTGGTCGATGAGGCGGCCCTGCTCCAAGCCCTGGAAGCGGGGGAATTGGCCGGGGCCGCGCTGGCAAACCTGCCGGCGGTGGTGAGTGATCCAACGCCGGCTTCGCTGGCGCTCCGGGACCATCCGCGCGTCCACGTCGCCCCCCACGTCTCGGCCTTGCTGGATAACCAACTGCGCGATTCCTCGCTCGACATCGCCCGGCAGGTGGCCGCAGCCCTAACAGCCCGCCGTACCAGCGAGACGCTCGAGCTGGAGCTTGTGCCCATCGAACAGGTCGTGCCGCATGAGCACATCGACATGAAGCGTGTGGCGCGGCTGGTCGACCGTCTGGAAGAGGACGGCCGGCTGATCAACCCGCCCATCACCACCTACTGGAAGGGGCGTTTCATTATCCTCGACGGGGCCACCCGTTACAGCTCGCTCAATCAACTCGGCTACCCCCACGCCATCGTGCAGGTTGTCGATAAGGATCGCGAGGGGTTCCAGCTGCATACCTGGTATCATGCCGTCTCGGCCGAGGAAGCGCCCGATGCCGAAGACACATTCCAACAATTGCACACCCGGCTGGCACAGATCGACGGCCTGATCCTCAGCCCCACCAACGCCGACGATGCCCAAATCGCCCTGCAACGGCCGGAATCCCTCTGCTTCTTCATCGACCGGCAGGGGGGCATGACGCTGGCCGAGGCCGCCCCCGGTGCGTCCAAGCTGGCGGTGATGAACGGCATTGTCGATACCTACAACGCCTGGGGCCGGGTGGAGCGCACCCTGCTGACCGATATCGATCGCCTCGTCGCCCAGTTCCCGCGGCTGGTGGCCGTGGCCGTCTTCCCCCAATTCTCGCCTGAGGACGTTTTCGACGCCGCGGCCAATGGGGATCTGCTGCCCGCCGGGCTGACCCGCTTTGTCATCCCCGGCCGCATCCTGCGCCTGAACGCCGACCTGGAGCGGCTGAAGCGGGATGAGCCGTTGGCCGAAAAACGGGCCTGGTTCAATGAGTTCCTGGCCGGCAAGCTGTCGCGCAGCCGGCTACGGGTCTATCAGGAGCCGGTGGTCTTGCTCGATGAATGAACCCATTCAGGCGATCATATTCGACGTCGGCGGTGTCCTGGTGCGCACCCATGACCAATCCGGCCGGCGGGTCTGGGAAGAGCGGCTGGGGCTGGCCCCCGGCCAACTGGAGGCGATTGTTCTCAATAGCGAGATGGGGCATCGCGCCCAACGGGGCGAGATTTCGGATGATGAGTTGTGGGCCTGGGTGAGCCAACGGTTCAGCCTGGGGGATGAGCTGGACGCTTTCCGGCCGGACTTCTGGCGCGGCGACGCGGTGGATCAGGGTCTGGTAGCGTTGGTGGGCCGCCTCAACCGGCGCTATCAGACCGCCATCATCAGTAATGCCACCGATGCCCTGCTGACGACGCTGGAAGATTACCAACTATTGGTGGAGTTCGATCTGGTCGTCGGTTCCGCCTACGAGGGACTGATGAAGCCGGCGCCGGCCATCTTCGAGACGACGCTGATCCGGTTGGGGCGCGTGGCGGCCGAAACGGTGTTCATCGACGACGCCCCGGCCAATATCGCCGGGGCGCAAGCCGTGGGCCTGCAAACGATCCTGTTCACCCCGGCGCTCGATCTGGCGGCCGAACTTGCCGCGCTGGGTGTCCGCACCGATTGACGGGCGGGAGTTCCGGCGCGGCTTACTTGATTTCCTGAACGCCGTCGATGGCCCGCTCGGCGATGATCCGGCCGTCTTTCACGAATTGAACCCTGGCGACCGCCTCGTCGGCGGCGATGCCCGGCGCATAGGCCAGCAGCATACTGGCCGACACGCCCGTTTCTTCGGCTTCATATAACTCGGCCGGGAACACGCCGAGTGATTCGCCATCCGCGTTAAATAACTCAACCTGATAGCTGCCGCTTGATTCCCGCGACTGAAAGGAGCGCTCGACCCGGTAGACGGAGTGCATCGTGACCGCCGCGCCATCGAGCGACGCGCGAATCAGCAGCCCATCGTCAGACAGGCGGGCGCGTGTACCCTGCTGCATTTGATCCTGGAGCAGCCCTTCATAGGTATAATCCGACACCCATTCCGGCCCGCAGTAGCTCATCATGTCGCGGGTCAGCGCCGGATCGAGCAGCGTTTCGTCGGTGGTGTCTACGCCATAGACGCCAATGGAAGCATCGGGATAGGGGAAGTGGGGATCGATGTTGCTGGGATTGCCGCAGGGCGCGTGGTCGCGACCGAAGTTGTGGCCCAGTTCATGCCCGGCCGTCGCCGCTGTCTCCTCGCCCACGTCGAGGCCCACCGAGACGCGCAACCCATTCCAGCCGAACCCCGACACGCCGCCCTCGAACCAACTTTCGCCGCCCAGGCCCCGGTTGGGAATGAGACCGAAATAGGCGTGAGGCGATTGAGCGCCAACTTCGGCTGTCCATACATCCGTCAACTCTTCCAGCAGTCGCTGCCACTCATCGCCCTGGCGTAAATCGCCCCGGAAGGTGATGGGCGTGTGGATCGTGACGTTGATTTCGCTGACGGGGAAGGCCGAAAGCAGCCAATCGCTGACCGGATCGTGGCCCGGTTCGGCAAAGGTGACGCCGGTAACCGTATCGATGTAGTGGATGGGCACGATGGTCAGATCGAGCGGCGGCACGGCCTGGAAGGCAAACGTCATCCGCATCGCGTTGTTGGCCTCGTTCGGCTCGGCCAGCAGATCTTGATCGTCAATCGTCGCCGTCAGCGTGATCTCCCCGCTGAGCCACTCCAGCGGCAGCTCAAAATTGAACGTGGAATCGAGATTGTCGGCCGACGGCGTTGACGAAACGGTATGGGGGGTGATAGTCTGCGAGCCGATGATTTGACCATCGCGCTCGGCCACGACGGTCACGTCGGCCAGGATGGGGCCGGAAGAGGTGGTAGATTGAGCGTAAACGCGGAGCATGGCGGGCTTGTGGGCCACAAGGGTGACGCCATTCGATTGGCTTTGCACCGATTGGTACAACCCCATATGGACGATTTGCAAATCGCTCGTCGTCTGCGGGGCGCGGACTGGTACGATCGGTAGATAGATTGTGTTAGTCCGATCCGGTTGCGCCGCCGCCAGAACACGCCCCCCATATCCGAATAAGATACAGACGCCGCACAGCAGCAACACAACAAAGGCCAATCGCCTTGTTGTCTGCTCTCGCATATGTTTTCTCCGTCTCGATCTTTCGTACAGCCGCCGGCAGCAGACCGGGGTATCGTCAAGCTCCAAGCCCCCATGCCTGCCTAGTGGTTTCGCCGTTAGCAACACAGCAGGGGGCGCGCCGTACCTAGCACAGAGTAGCCAGGCAAAATTACAATCCGCGTTACAGAAAATCTGTAACGCGGATTACACTGCCGCTATCAATTGTAGATGAGAGGGGGATTAATCGGCGGCGATTTCGGCCGCAGCAACCGCTTCTATTTGTTCGCCGGGCATCGTGTGGGCGCAGACCGTGCAGCGCAGCGTCGTCTTGTTGTCCTGCACCATCACGCCATTACAGACTGGACAAGGTTGAGGGACAGGTTTCTTCCAGTTCGTCCAATCGCATTGGGGGTAGTTGCTGCAACCATAGAAGACCTTGCCGCGTTTAGAGCGTTTTTCGATCAACTCGCCGCCGCACAGCGGGCAGGTGACGCCGACCTTGACCAAAATCTGCTCCGTATAGCGGCAGCCGGGGAAGTTGCTGCACCCGACAAACCGGCCGAAGCGCCCCTGACGGTAGACCAGCGGGTGGCCGCTGAGCGGGCAATCCCGGCCGACGAATTCCGGCTCTTTCTTCAATTCCAGCTTGGGCAACGACTCATCGGCCACGGCCAGGTCCTGGGCAAACTTGCGATAGAACTCGCCGATCACCGGCACCCAGGCCTTGCCCTCGGCGATTTCGTCCAATTCCCCTTCCAGCCGAGCCGTGAAATCGACCGACAGCACGTCGGGGAAATATTGCACCAGCATATCGTTGACGACCATGCCGATCTCGGTCGGCCGCAGGCGCTTCTGCTCCTGGTCAACGTAGCCACGCTGCTGGATGGTGGAGATGATCGAGGCATAGGTAGAGGGGCGTCCGATCTCGTGCTCCTCCAGCGCCTTCACCAGCGACGCCTCCGAATAGCGCGGCGGCGGCTGGGTGAAGTGCTGCTCCGGCAACAGTTTCAGCTTGTCCAGCGGCTCGCCGGCCACCAGGTCGGCCGGGATTTGCGGCGCGTCGGGGTCGTCGCCGTTCTCGGCGTCGGGGTCTTCGGTGTCATAGACGGCCAAAAAGCCGCGAAATGTCAGCGTGGAACCCGAGGCGCGAAACAGGTAGGGGCGCTCCCGGAGCGGCGTCGCTTCCGCCCCGGCCCAAATCTCGGCCGCCACCGTGTCATAAATCGCCGGGTTCATCTGGCTGGCGACGAAGCGCTGCCAGATGAGCTTATAGAGGCGGAACTGATCCTTTGACAGATGCGGTTTCAGGGCCGCCGGCGTGCGCGCCACCGACGTGGGCCGGATGGCCTCGTGGGCTTCCTGGGCCGTCTTGGAGCGCGTCTTATAGACGGGCGGCTTATCGGGCACGTACTCCGCCCCAAAGGTGGCCTGAACGAAGTCACGGGCCAGTTGCTGGGCTTCGTCGGCCACGTTGACGCTGTCCGTGCGCATATAGGTGATCAGACCGGTGTCGCCCTCGCCAACGTTGACGCCTTCGTACAACTCCTGGGCGATGCGCATGGTGCGCGACGTGCCCAGGCCCAGCCGGCGCGAGGCATCCTGTTGCAACGTGCTGGTGATGTAGGGCGCGGCCGGTCGCCGGGTGCGCGTGCCCAGGTTCACTTCGCCCACCTGCCAGTGGGCCTTGTCCAGCGCCGCCAGATGGGGGACCACGGCCGCCTCGCTGCCCAGTTCCGGCTCGGCCCCCTCAATGCGGTGCAAACGACCGATGAAATAGGGCCGCCGGTTGCCATTGCCGCGCGGGTCGATGCGGAACTTCGTCTGGCTCAATTCGGCGTCGATGGTCCAGTACTCCTGCGTATCGAAGGCCTCGATCTCCCGCTCGCGCTCGACGACCAGGCGCACGGCGACCGATTGCACTCGCCCGGCCGATAGTCGCCCCTGCACCTTGCGCCATAGGAGCGGGCTGAGCTGGTAGCCGACGAGACGATCCAGCACGCGCCGCGCCTGCTGCGCCTCGACGCGATCCATGTCGATCTCGCGCGGCTGCTCAAAGGCGGCGCGGATGGCCGGTTGGGTGATCTCCTGGAAGACGACGCGCCGGGTGCGGGCCGGGTCCATCTCGGCCGCCTCGCGCACGTGCCAGGCGATGGCCTCCCCCTCGCGGTCGGGGTCGGTAGCCAGAAAGATTTCGCTGGAGCGGGCGGCGGCGGCCTTCAACTCCTTCACCAGCGCCCGCTTCTCATTGGGCACGCGGTATTCGGGGGCGAAGTCGTTGTCGATATCGACGCTCAGGCGCGACTTCAAGAGATCGCGCACGTGGCCCACGCTCGATTTGACCACGTAGCCCCGGCCCAGATAGCGGCCGATCGTCTTGGCCTTGGCCGGCGATTCGACGATCACCAGTTTGTCGCCGCGGCTCATTGCCTTGTCCGCCGCCGATTTGCCGGCCGCTCCCTTGGCCTTGGCCGCTGCTGTCTTCGTCTTCGTCGCCTTGGTCGCTTTCGTCGCCGAAACCTTGGCCGATTTGCCGGCCGGCTTGGCCTTTTTGGTCGTGGCCGTCACGGCCGGCTTGGGCAGCGTCTCGTGGGCCGGGGTGCGGCCTTGCTTGTAGATCGTGCCGCCGCAGACCGGACACTTGCCACGCGTGCCCGGCGAACCATTGGCGGCCCATTCCGCCGTCGCGTCCAGAATCGGGCGCTTGTCTTTGCATTTCAGGCAATAGCCTGTGATTTCTTCAGTTGCCATGCGGTTACTATGCTATCTTAAGTGAAATTTTCCAAATCTGTCCCCTGTAGTTCATCAATCACTTTCTTTACCAGGGGGATGTTATCTTTACTGACGACCAGGATGGCATCATCGGTATTCACGACGATCATGCCCTCCAACCCGACGGCCACCACCAGCTTCCTTGATTCGTAATTGTAGATTAGGCTATCAGTAGACGCGGTGTCAATGACCAATCCTTTCGTGACGTTGGCCTCAATCGCCGGCTCAATCGCTTCCTTGAGGGCGTAGAGCGTGCCCGGATCGCTCCAGCCCATCTCGCTGTGCAGGACAAGGGCCTCGCCTGCGTCGAGATGGGTCAGGATGGCATCGTCGAACGCGATGGCCTCCATCGCCGGATAGACGCGGGCCAACGTGGCCGCGTAGTCCGCCCGGCCGATTTGGGCCTCGATCTCCTGGAGTTGCCGCCACATCGCCGGCGAATATTGTGCGTAGAGGCGGCGGATGTAGGCCGGGGTCGTGACAAAGAAGCCGGTGTTCCACACGTAATTGCCCTGGGCAAACATTTCGCGGCATCGCTCCAGCGGCGGCCGGTAGGTGAGCGACTGAAAAGAGTAGTAGGGCGTCTCGCCCACCATGCCCGCCGCTTCGCCCAGACCGATCCAGCCCAGATTCTCGTTGGCAAAGCGCGGCGTCTCGCCGATGAATAGTATCTCGGCCTGGCCTTGCGCCACCAGCAACTCGGCCGTTCGTAATAATTCCACAAACGCGGCCACATTCTCGATGTAATTATCAGACCACAGGATGGCAACCGGATCATGCTCACCACCGGCGGCCAAGTGGGCCATCGCCAGACCGACGGCCGGCCCCAGATCGCGCCGCGCGGGTTCGTAG is drawn from Candidatus Promineifilum breve and contains these coding sequences:
- a CDS encoding NAD(P)-dependent oxidoreductase, whose protein sequence is MLLCAPIEDAALEVLRAAGEVDVIPADDEELLLSRIGDSHALIVGRNQRITADVIKYGYNLRAIGTLDSHLDNIDVSTARALGIEICYAPDSRSVTIAEHTLGRLLALAGRFTDGRLAGKTLGLIGFGLVGRQIAQRAAAFDMRILVNQPRLTPELALASGVEATDLIQLLAASDFISLHVPFTEETDAIIGAAELRHMKPTAVLANMGHTDLVDEAALLQALEAGELAGAALANLPAVVSDPTPASLALRDHPRVHVAPHVSALLDNQLRDSSLDIARQVAAALTARRTSETLELELVPIEQVVPHEHIDMKRVARLVDRLEEDGRLINPPITTYWKGRFIILDGATRYSSLNQLGYPHAIVQVVDKDREGFQLHTWYHAVSAEEAPDAEDTFQQLHTRLAQIDGLILSPTNADDAQIALQRPESLCFFIDRQGGMTLAEAAPGASKLAVMNGIVDTYNAWGRVERTLLTDIDRLVAQFPRLVAVAVFPQFSPEDVFDAAANGDLLPAGLTRFVIPGRILRLNADLERLKRDEPLAEKRAWFNEFLAGKLSRSRLRVYQEPVVLLDE
- a CDS encoding HAD family hydrolase encodes the protein MNEPIQAIIFDVGGVLVRTHDQSGRRVWEERLGLAPGQLEAIVLNSEMGHRAQRGEISDDELWAWVSQRFSLGDELDAFRPDFWRGDAVDQGLVALVGRLNRRYQTAIISNATDALLTTLEDYQLLVEFDLVVGSAYEGLMKPAPAIFETTLIRLGRVAAETVFIDDAPANIAGAQAVGLQTILFTPALDLAAELAALGVRTD
- a CDS encoding M66 family metalloprotease — encoded protein: MQIVHMGLYQSVQSQSNGVTLVAHKPAMLRVYAQSTTSSGPILADVTVVAERDGQIIGSQTITPHTVSSTPSADNLDSTFNFELPLEWLSGEITLTATIDDQDLLAEPNEANNAMRMTFAFQAVPPLDLTIVPIHYIDTVTGVTFAEPGHDPVSDWLLSAFPVSEINVTIHTPITFRGDLRQGDEWQRLLEELTDVWTAEVGAQSPHAYFGLIPNRGLGGESWFEGGVSGFGWNGLRVSVGLDVGEETAATAGHELGHNFGRDHAPCGNPSNIDPHFPYPDASIGVYGVDTTDETLLDPALTRDMMSYCGPEWVSDYTYEGLLQDQMQQGTRARLSDDGLLIRASLDGAAVTMHSVYRVERSFQSRESSGSYQVELFNADGESLGVFPAELYEAEETGVSASMLLAYAPGIAADEAVARVQFVKDGRIIAERAIDGVQEIK
- the topA gene encoding type I DNA topoisomerase, with the translated sequence MATEEITGYCLKCKDKRPILDATAEWAANGSPGTRGKCPVCGGTIYKQGRTPAHETLPKPAVTATTKKAKPAGKSAKVSATKATKATKTKTAAAKAKGAAGKSAADKAMSRGDKLVIVESPAKAKTIGRYLGRGYVVKSSVGHVRDLLKSRLSVDIDNDFAPEYRVPNEKRALVKELKAAAARSSEIFLATDPDREGEAIAWHVREAAEMDPARTRRVVFQEITQPAIRAAFEQPREIDMDRVEAQQARRVLDRLVGYQLSPLLWRKVQGRLSAGRVQSVAVRLVVEREREIEAFDTQEYWTIDAELSQTKFRIDPRGNGNRRPYFIGRLHRIEGAEPELGSEAAVVPHLAALDKAHWQVGEVNLGTRTRRPAAPYITSTLQQDASRRLGLGTSRTMRIAQELYEGVNVGEGDTGLITYMRTDSVNVADEAQQLARDFVQATFGAEYVPDKPPVYKTRSKTAQEAHEAIRPTSVARTPAALKPHLSKDQFRLYKLIWQRFVASQMNPAIYDTVAAEIWAGAEATPLRERPYLFRASGSTLTFRGFLAVYDTEDPDAENGDDPDAPQIPADLVAGEPLDKLKLLPEQHFTQPPPRYSEASLVKALEEHEIGRPSTYASIISTIQQRGYVDQEQKRLRPTEIGMVVNDMLVQYFPDVLSVDFTARLEGELDEIAEGKAWVPVIGEFYRKFAQDLAVADESLPKLELKKEPEFVGRDCPLSGHPLVYRQGRFGRFVGCSNFPGCRYTEQILVKVGVTCPLCGGELIEKRSKRGKVFYGCSNYPQCDWTNWKKPVPQPCPVCNGVMVQDNKTTLRCTVCAHTMPGEQIEAVAAAEIAAD
- a CDS encoding mannose-1-phosphate guanylyltransferase: MNMRIVIFAGGSGRRLWPISRQSSPKQFEPIVGEASTLQLAVARVAPHYGIDNVFIATNERYGDIVRQQLPDLPPANIIYEPARRDLGPAVGLAMAHLAAGGEHDPVAILWSDNYIENVAAFVELLRTAELLVAQGQAEILFIGETPRFANENLGWIGLGEAAGMVGETPYYSFQSLTYRPPLERCREMFAQGNYVWNTGFFVTTPAYIRRLYAQYSPAMWRQLQEIEAQIGRADYAATLARVYPAMEAIAFDDAILTHLDAGEALVLHSEMGWSDPGTLYALKEAIEPAIEANVTKGLVIDTASTDSLIYNYESRKLVVAVGLEGMIVVNTDDAILVVSKDNIPLVKKVIDELQGTDLENFT